The Montipora foliosa isolate CH-2021 chromosome 14, ASM3666993v2, whole genome shotgun sequence genome window below encodes:
- the LOC137985546 gene encoding carbamoyl-phosphate synthase [ammonia], mitochondrial-like, with amino-acid sequence MALILRASTFLSRKGNYTLCSLRLYSSATRARKSLSALLVLEDGTRLKGYSFGHNKSASGEVVFNTGLTGYPEALTDPSYRGQILALTYPIVGNYGVPSTTERDQYGLLKYVESENIQVSGLLVQDYSHNYSHWNAVKSLSEWLQEEKIPALYGVDTRMLTKTIRDKGTVLGKIEFEDQPVDFVDPNTRNLTADVSVKETQIFGKGNPYTVIAVDCGIKQNMIRHLVMRGAEVHLVPWNYDYSHDIFDGLFISNGPGDPALAWDTILNLRKVLESTRSQPVFGICMGNQLMGLAAGAKTYKLPLGNRGHNQPVINQLNGQAFITSQNHGFAIDEATLPPKWKSLFVNANDKTNEGIMHTEKPIFSAQFHPEAFGGPTDTEFMFDTFMNLVKGGKASLSRAMSQPRKVPPPPKVSKVLVLGSGGLSIGQAGEFDYSGSQAIKALKEENIKTILMNPNIASVQTNEEGEKQADVVYFVPITPEFVEDVIRRERPDGILLSMGGQTALNCGVQLHDRGVLQRYGVEVIGTPIKSIKASEDRQTFADKLKEIGEKIAPSVAVETVEAAMKAADSIGYPVMVRAAYALGGLGSGLCEDEKKLREVSTQALALSNQILIEKSLLGWKEIEYEVVRDAADNCITVCNMENFDPLGVHTGDSIVVAPSQTLSNQEYHMLRETALKVVRHLGIIGECNIQYALHPSSLEYCIIEVNARLSRSSALASKATGYPLAFIAAKLALGIQLPDIKNSTTQQTTACFEPSLDYIVTKIPRWDLDRFQMTSKQIGSSMKSVGEVMAIGRTFEESFQKALRMVHPSVDGFVPKLPSMHQELSECKLEDELVVPSNTRVYSIAKALHEDYTVDQIHELTSIDRWFLHKLHRIVDIERDLKKQSLGSLPAEDLLEAKQAGFSDRQLAKLIGGQETDMRNERIKHGVKPWVKQIDTMAAEYPAKTNYLYMTYNGQEHDLVFDDQGVMVLGCGPYHIGSSVEFDWCAVSCIRTLRNLGIKTVVVNHNPETVSTDYDECDRLYFEELSLERVLDIYQQEVCKGAVISVGGQIPNNLALPLHLNDVKILGTSPLMIDAAEERSRFSAILDEIGVGQAPWRAVSSVDDALNFAATVGYPCLLRPSYVLSGSAMNVAYGPVELKKFLGEAARVSQDHPVVMTKFIEGAREIEMDAVAKNGKVVAHAISEHVENAGVHSGDATLILPPQTISEEDISEVKEATRKIAERFDITGPFNIQFLSKNNNIMVIECNLRASRSFPFVSKTVGTDFIDVATRVMVNYPLDEHNLPHLDTPLQPSGYVGIKAPMFSWPRLRDADPLLRCEMASTGEVACFGANVDEAFLKALMSTGFRLPKKGILLGIQQSLQPKFLPTANKLHQLGFNLYATEATSQYLNEHNIPAQTVEWPLHSAGINSTATRLIQEKEVDLVINLPNQNTKYIKDNYLIRRASIDCGVPLITNLEVVKMFAEALSATGRKIEATSLFHYQKSSNKKATS; translated from the exons TTACCCTGAAGCCTTGACAGACCCCAGTTACAGAGGACAGATTCTTGCACTGACATATCCAATTGTTGGGAATTATGGAGTGCCAAGCACCACTGAGAGAGACCAGTATGGTTTGCTGAAGTATGTTGAATCTGAAAATATACAG GTCTCAGGATTGCTAGTTCAAGACTACTCTCATAATTACAGTCATTGGAATGCAGTGAAGTCACTTTCAGAATGGTTGCAAGAGGAAAAG ATTCCTGCATTGTATGGTGTGGACACAAGAATGTTGACGAAAACCATCAGGGACAAG GGAACTGTACTTGGAAAAATAGAGTTTGAAGATCAGCCTGTAGACTTCGTGGATCCTAACACTAGAAATTTGACTGCTGACGTTTCTGTCAAG GAAACTCAAATTTTTGGCAAAGGAAACCCATACACAGTGATTGCTGTTGACTGTGGAATAAAGCAGAATATGATCAGGCATTTAGTGATG CGTGGTGCTGAAGTCCACCTGGTTCCATGGAATTATGATTACTCACACGACATCTTTGATGGACTGTTTATTTCCAATGGACCTGGAGATCCTGCCTTGGCTTGGGATACCATTCTGAATCTGCGCAAG GTGTTGGAAAGTACTCGCAGTCAACCAGTCTTTGGTATCTGTATGGGAAATCAGTTGATGGGTTTGGCAGCTGGTGCAAAGACTTACAAACTGCCCCTTGGAAACAG AGGACATAATCAGCCCGTCATTAACCAACTCAATGGACAAGCTTTTATTACTTCTCAAAACCATGGATTTGCCATTGATGAAGCAACACTCCCTCCCAAATGGAAATCTTTGTTTGTAAATGCTAATGACAAGACAAACGAG GGTATCATGCATACAGAAAAACCTATATTCTCTGCGCAGTTTCATCCAGAGGCCTTTGGTGGACCTACAGATACTGAG ttTATGTTTGACACTTTCATGAACCTTGTTAAGGGCGGAAAAGCGTCACTATCCCGTGCAATGTCGCAGCCCAGAAAAGTACCACCACCCCCAAAG GTGTCCAAAGTTCTTGTCTTGGGGTCTGGAGGATTATCAATAGGCCAGGCTGGCGAGTTTGACTACTCAGGATCCCAAGCAATTAAAGCTCTAAAG GAAGAGAACATAAAAACTATCTTAATGAATCCCAACATTGCTTCTGTTCAAACGAATGAAGAAGGCGAAAAACAG GCAGATGTAGTATACTTTGTGCCCATCACCCCAGAGTTTGTTGAAGATGTCATTAGGCGTGAAAGGCCAGATGGAATCTTGCTATCCATGGGTGGACAGACTGCATTAAATTGTG GAGTTCAGTTGCATGACAGAGGTGTATTGCAGAGGTATGGTGTGGAG GTTATTGGAACACCTATCAAGTCTATCAAGGCCTCGGAAGACAGACAGACATTTGCTGACAAACTGAAAGAAATTGGAGAGAAGATTGCACCAAGTGTCGCTGTGGAAACG GTAGAAGCAGCCATGAAAGCCGCAGACAGTATTGGGTACCCTGTGATGGTCCGTGCTGCTTATGCACTTGGGGGACTGGGATCAGGCTTGTGTGAAGATGAGAAAAAGTTAAGAGAAGTTTCCACCCAG GCACTGGCATTGTCAAATCAGATTTTGATAGAGAAGTCGCTCTTAGGGTGGAAAGAGATTGAATATGAAGTCGTCCGAGATGCGGCAGACAACTGTATCACAGTTTGCAATATGGAGAATTTTGATCCCCTTGGAGTTCATACAG GTGATTCCATTGTCGTAGCACCAAGTCAAACTCTTTCTAACCAGGAATATCACATGCTGCGAGAAACTGCACTCAAG GTTGTGCGCCATCTTGGCATCATTGGTGAATGTAACATTCAGTATGCTCTGCATCCGTCATCTCTGGAGTATTGCATAATTGAAGTCAATGCTCGTTTGTCCAGAAGCTCAGCTTTGGCTTCCAAAGCAACAGG ATATCCTCTGGCGTTCATTGCTGCAAAGCTTGCTCTCGGAATACAGCTCCCCGACATAAAGAACTCCACAACACAACAGACAACTGCCTGTTTTGAACCCAGTTTGGATTATATTGTGACCAAG ATTCCTCGATGGGACCTTGACCGTTTTCAGATGACGTCCAAACAGATTGGCAGTTCAATGAAGAGTGTTGGAGAGGTGATGGCGATTGGTCGAACATTCGAAGAGAGCTTCCAGAAGGCATTACGAATGGTGCATCCTTCTGTGGATGGATTTGTGCCAAAG CTTCCCAGCATGCACCAGGAGTTGTCCGAATGCAAACTTGAGGACGAGCTTGTCGTTCCATCAAACACCAGAGTCTATTCCATCGCAAAG GCGTTGCACGAAGACTACACCGTAGATCAAATACACGAACTGACGAGTATAGATCGGTGGTTCTTACACAAACTGCATCGTATCGTGGATATTGAAAGGGACTTAAAGAAACAGAGTTT GGGCTCTCTTCCAGCAGAAGATTTGCTTGAAGCTAAGCAAGCTGGATTTTCTGACAGACAGCTTGCTAAGTTGATTGGAGGTCAAGAGACTGATATGAGGAATGAGAGAATTAAGCATGGAGTCAAGCCCTGGGTCAAACAG ATTGATACAATGGCAGCGGAGTATCCAGCCAAAACCAACTATCTTTACATGACGTATAACGGCCAGGAGCATGATCTTGTGTTCGATGATCAAGGTGTCATGGTGCTCGGCTGTGGTCCGTATCACATTGGTAGCAGTGTGGAGTTTGACTGGTGCGCTGTTTCCTGTATCAGGACACTTAGAAACTTGGGAATCAAAACG GTGGTTGTGAATCACAACCCAGAGACCGTCAGCACCGATTACGATGAATGTGATCGTCTTTACTTTGAGGAGCTCTCCCTTGAAAGAGTCTTAGACATCTATCAACAAGAG GTTTGCAAAGGAGCCGTCATCTCTGTCGGTGGTCAGATACCTAATAACTTAGCTCTCCCATTGCATCTGAATGATGTGAAGATATTGGGTACGTCTCCTCTCATGATTGACGCTGCTGAAGAAAG ATCTCGTTTTTCCGCCATTCTTGATGAAATTGGTGTTGGGCAGGCACCATGGAGAGCTGTTTCATCtgtg GACGACGCTCTGAATTTCGCTGCAACTGTTGGATATCCCTGCCTTCTGAGGCCTTCATATGTTCTGAG TGGCTCAGCCATGAATGTGGCGTATGGTCCAGTGGAGTTGAAGAAGTTTTTGGGTGAAGCGGCAAGAGTATCCCAG GACCATCCCGTTGTCATGACAAAGTTCATTGAAGGCGCTCGAGAAATTGAAATGGATGCTGTGGCTAAGAATGGAAAG GTTGTTGCGCACGCTATTTCGGAGCATGTTGAGAATGCTGGAGTTCACTCTGGTGACGCTACACTGATCTTACCGCCACAAACCATCAGCGAAGAGGACATTTCAGAG GTGAAAGAAGCAACTAGAAAGATTGCCGAGAGATTCGACATTACCGGGCCGTTCAACATACAGTTCTTatccaaaaacaacaacataatG GTGATTGAGTGCAATCTGCGTGCATCTCGATCGTTCCCTTTCGTCTCCAAGACGGTTGGTACTGATTTTATTGATGTAGCTACCAGGGTTATGGTCAACTATCCTCTTGATGAGCATAATTTGCCCCACTTGGACACGCCCTTACAGCCATCTGGATATGTCGGCATTAAG GCGCCCATGTTTTCATGGCCTCGTCTTCGTGACGCCGATCCTTTGCTCAGATGTGAAATGGCTTCCACTGGCGAG GTCGCATGTTTCGGTGCTAATGTCGACGAAGCTTTTCTGAAGGCCTTGATGTCAACTGGCTTCCGTCTGCCTAAGAAGGGCATTCTTCTTGGTATTCAG CAATCTTTGCAACCAAAGTTCCTACCAACGGCGAACAAACTTCACCAGCTTGGATTCAATCTGTACGCAACCGAAGCCACTTCACAGTACCTCAATGAGCACAATATCCCAGCTCAGACAGTGGAATGGCCACTGCACAGCGCCGGAATCAATTCGACAGCAACAAG ATTGATTCAAGAAAAAGAAGTGGATCTTGTAATTAATCTTCCCAATCAGAACACGAAATACATCAAGGATAACTACCTTATAAGGAGAGCTTCAATAGACTGCGGTGTCCCGCTGATCACAAACTTGGAG GTTGTGAAGATGTTTGCTGAAGCACTTTCGGCGACGGGACGCAAAATAGAAGCGACATCTTTATTCCACTACCAAAAGTCTTCCAACAAGAAAGCAACTTCCTAG